One window of the Osmerus mordax isolate fOsmMor3 chromosome 2, fOsmMor3.pri, whole genome shotgun sequence genome contains the following:
- the LOC136965355 gene encoding olfactory receptor 1D2-like — protein sequence MGNMSVITVFTLSGFGDITDYRVPVFSVTLLCYCVIVLVNVTVIMTIIFNRIFHVPMYIFLCNLCINGLFGTAGFYPKFLTDLQSRLQVISYAACLFQAFFIYSSVCIDLCLLAVMAYDWFVAICRPLQYHSVMTKQRVAQLVSFSWIAPFGLTAGAIIFTSQIRLCGSHIQKLYCANWLVAKLSCDATSWVTSSTPTNVVAYVTILFYIFLAIFIVCSYMQLIRSCFKSLENRGKFMSTCLPHLFALFNISIAALFDVLHMRYGSNDLPQSLQNFLAVEILIGPPLFNPLIYGLTLTQIRNKILCRCLKRK from the coding sequence ATGGGAAATATGTCAGTAATAACAGTGTTCACTCTGTCTGGGTTCGGAGACATAACAGACTACAGGGTCCCTGTCTTCTCTGTCACTTTATTGTGTTACTGTGTCATTGTGCTAGTTAATGTTACGGTCATCATGACTATCATCTTTAACAGAATCTTTCATGTGCCAATGTATATCTTTCTTTGTAATTTGTGCATTAATGGACTTTTTGGTACTGCAGGATTCTACCCCAAATTTCTGACAGATCTGCAATCTCGTTTGCAGGTCATCTCCTATGCAGCCTGTCTGTTTCAGGCTTTTTTCATATATTCTTCCGTGTGCATCGATCTTTGTCTGCTAGCCGTGATGGCCTATGACTGGTTTGTAGCAATATGTAGACCACTGCAATATCACTCTGTCATGACTAAGCAGCGGGTGGCACAGTTAGTCTCTTTCTCCTGGATTGCTCCTTTTGGCCTTACAGCTGGTGCTATTATATTTACTTCCCAAATTAGGTTGTGTGgctcacacatacagaaactcTACTGTGCTAACTGGTTGGTTGCTAAATTGTCGTGTGATGCGACCAGTTGGGTAACTTCATCCACACCAACCAATGTAGTTGCATATGTAACAATATTGTTCTATATTTTTCTTGCCATTTTCATAGTTTGCTCTTACATGCAGTTGATCAGATCATGTTTTAAGTCCTTGGAAAACAGAGGAAAGTTCATGAGTACTTGTTTGCCACATTTATTTGCATTATTTAACATTTCAATTGCTGCTCTATTTGATGTTTTGCATATGCGTTATGGCTCAAACGATTTGCCACAGAGCCTTCAAAACTTCTTAGCTGTTGAAATTCTAATAGGTCCTCCATTATTCAACCCCCTCATTTATGGTCTGACACTAACTCAAATTCGCAATAAAATACTGTGTAGATGTTTGAAAAGGAAATAA